A portion of the Leptospira kanakyensis genome contains these proteins:
- a CDS encoding LIC10025 family lipoprotein: protein MASLNKKYKLENYLIITLILVSVSNCFQKNENYYQFWTGYDHLQRSIKSTAKNDVYFSALAGSLSEENESQFQKNAEGYPFLSLSGTMDKQQNWNLHWNDSDPSKFDFLAKVTFVPKLWEEREIYAVDRKIIHKLNGYQPRDFFKWFHDFALAINDHNAYQSLKSSSENLQFLCGAMACHVTENAEWHTLEFTINDETKQKFPGFYQRTGSRLEKTKLNLEVWDKGNPSHKFKVTNQGRTIQFHFPVNPPSDYFLSPKEIRFLGDIEIKSFGITVKIQNLEYKLKTSFEKQTDTLDGQFVRIGKKEINGKFFYVIPQGFVNFMIPGNMDEYFDEFFTLLIQGTQGRGGSQIHATFKKTPSGQINTITTYNETKRKRFSLFGGDDSQKASNDFDFFASWEEAMLKDLK from the coding sequence ATGGCATCCTTAAACAAGAAATATAAATTAGAAAATTATTTAATCATTACTTTAATACTAGTTAGTGTTTCAAATTGTTTTCAAAAAAATGAAAACTACTACCAATTCTGGACAGGATATGACCATCTCCAACGTTCCATTAAATCCACTGCAAAAAATGACGTCTATTTTTCGGCTCTTGCCGGTAGCCTGAGTGAAGAAAACGAATCCCAGTTCCAAAAAAATGCCGAAGGTTACCCCTTCCTTTCCCTTTCCGGCACTATGGACAAACAACAAAATTGGAATCTACATTGGAATGATTCGGATCCATCTAAATTTGATTTTTTGGCAAAAGTTACCTTCGTCCCTAAATTATGGGAAGAGAGAGAAATTTATGCTGTGGATAGAAAGATCATCCACAAACTCAATGGTTACCAACCAAGAGATTTTTTTAAATGGTTTCATGATTTTGCCTTAGCCATCAACGATCACAACGCCTACCAATCTTTAAAATCCTCTTCCGAAAACTTACAATTCTTATGTGGTGCCATGGCTTGTCATGTCACTGAAAATGCAGAATGGCATACTTTGGAATTTACTATCAACGACGAAACAAAACAAAAGTTTCCAGGTTTTTATCAAAGGACCGGATCCAGATTAGAAAAAACTAAACTCAATCTTGAAGTTTGGGACAAAGGCAACCCTTCTCACAAATTTAAAGTCACAAACCAAGGACGAACCATTCAATTTCATTTCCCTGTGAATCCCCCTTCCGATTACTTCCTATCACCAAAAGAAATTCGATTTTTAGGGGATATAGAAATCAAATCATTTGGAATCACGGTAAAAATCCAAAACTTGGAGTACAAATTAAAAACCAGTTTTGAAAAACAAACAGACACACTCGACGGACAATTTGTACGGATTGGAAAAAAGGAAATTAATGGTAAATTTTTTTATGTCATTCCGCAGGGGTTTGTGAACTTTATGATTCCTGGAAATATGGATGAATACTTTGATGAGTTCTTTACTTTACTCATCCAAGGAACCCAAGGCCGGGGTGGTTCTCAAATTCACGCTACATTCAAAAAAACACCGAGCGGACAAATCAATACCATCACGACCTACAATGAAACCAAACGAAAACGTTTTTCTCTGTTTGGTGGAGACGATTCCCAAAAAGCAAGTAATGACTTTGATTTTTTTGCCTCTTGGGAAGAAGCCATGTTGAAAGATTTAAAGTAA
- a CDS encoding anthranilate synthase component I family protein: protein MTQTLPKIKIPKKPNYTSLSLPEGIEFWELFRVIEAKYENCFLLESAGDNQYDSRYSVMGFDPSHLLVGETGVLEIDGKKYSVENPYFALRELVDYNSLSISYAGGFVGYLGYQSMQFFEPKLKLAPHPDFPAMIFGLYLDGLIYDKFTGELIYFDNGTNRIEEVNQILNLAAKQNSQKPKAKVALLQAGLSKEVHKQMVEEALEEVKAGNTFQCQIGFEETYQVDGNPLAIYETLREINPSPHMYYVKFGSRAILGASPELLFRLRQGEMESFPLAGTTKRGVDAKEDTLLARKLLTDPKEIAEHNMLIDLHRNDVGRVAKFGTVKVRRRFDVKRFSHVQHISSEVVGILSSKEDMFSGLASSFPAGTLSGAPKIESMKIIERIEKSPRGPYGGAVGSFGLNGDCTFAIPIRSFFVNGNKGFVRASGGIVFDSKPEDEYQEIINKMASVRKALDFHKAT, encoded by the coding sequence ATGACCCAAACACTTCCGAAAATTAAGATCCCCAAAAAACCAAATTACACTTCCTTATCCTTACCGGAAGGAATCGAGTTTTGGGAACTCTTTCGGGTCATTGAAGCAAAATATGAGAATTGTTTCCTCCTCGAATCGGCTGGAGACAATCAATACGATTCCCGTTATTCTGTTATGGGATTCGACCCATCACATCTCCTCGTGGGTGAGACGGGAGTCTTAGAAATTGATGGAAAAAAATACTCGGTTGAAAACCCATATTTTGCTCTTCGCGAGTTAGTAGATTATAATTCGCTAAGCATTAGTTATGCGGGTGGATTTGTAGGGTATCTCGGTTATCAAAGTATGCAATTCTTTGAACCAAAATTGAAACTCGCCCCACATCCAGATTTCCCGGCAATGATCTTCGGATTGTACTTAGATGGACTTATTTACGATAAATTTACTGGGGAACTAATCTATTTTGATAACGGAACCAACCGTATCGAAGAAGTGAACCAAATTCTAAACCTTGCAGCAAAACAAAATTCCCAAAAACCAAAAGCAAAGGTTGCTCTTTTACAGGCAGGTCTATCCAAAGAAGTCCATAAACAAATGGTAGAAGAAGCTTTAGAAGAAGTAAAAGCTGGAAATACTTTCCAATGCCAAATTGGATTTGAAGAAACTTACCAAGTAGATGGAAACCCGTTAGCCATTTATGAAACCCTGCGGGAAATCAATCCATCTCCTCATATGTATTATGTAAAATTTGGATCTCGTGCCATTTTGGGTGCGAGTCCGGAGTTACTCTTTCGTTTGCGACAAGGGGAAATGGAATCTTTTCCTTTGGCTGGAACCACCAAACGTGGAGTTGACGCCAAAGAAGACACTCTCCTTGCTCGAAAACTATTAACCGATCCAAAAGAAATTGCCGAACACAATATGTTAATTGATCTCCATCGTAACGATGTCGGTCGAGTGGCAAAATTTGGAACGGTAAAGGTTCGTCGGCGTTTTGACGTAAAAAGATTTTCTCATGTGCAACATATCTCCAGCGAAGTGGTAGGAATTCTTTCTTCCAAAGAAGATATGTTTTCGGGACTAGCTTCGTCATTTCCAGCGGGAACACTTTCTGGGGCTCCCAAAATTGAATCGATGAAAATCATTGAACGAATTGAAAAATCTCCACGTGGTCCTTATGGCGGAGCAGTTGGTAGTTTTGGATTGAATGGAGATTGTACTTTTGCCATTCCGATTCGAAGTTTTTTTGTAAATGGAAACAAGGGATTTGTCCGTGCTTCGGGTGGAATTGTTTTTGATTCCAAACCAGAAGACGAATACCAAGAAATCATTAATAAAATGGCATCTGTTCGAAAGGCCTTAGATTTTCATAAAGCTACATAG
- a CDS encoding superoxide dismutase, producing the protein MEHKLPELPYAKDALLPHISPETLEFHYGKHHQTYVTNLNNLIKGTEFENSTLEDIVKKSAGGIFNNAAQIWNHTFYWHSLSPKGGGAPTGAVADLITKSFGSFDAFKEKFSQSAITNFGSGWTWLVKKGDGVEIVNTSNAGSPLKDGLQSLLTIDVWEHAYYIDFRNARPKYVEAFWNLVNWDFANQNLK; encoded by the coding sequence ATGGAACATAAACTCCCAGAACTTCCTTATGCAAAGGATGCACTTCTTCCCCATATTTCACCTGAAACTTTAGAGTTTCATTATGGAAAGCACCACCAAACTTACGTTACAAACCTCAATAACCTAATCAAAGGTACTGAGTTTGAAAATTCTACACTTGAGGACATTGTAAAAAAGTCTGCCGGCGGAATTTTTAATAACGCAGCCCAAATTTGGAACCACACATTCTACTGGCATTCTCTTTCTCCAAAAGGTGGCGGAGCTCCTACTGGTGCTGTCGCTGATTTGATCACAAAATCCTTTGGATCCTTTGATGCGTTCAAAGAAAAGTTTTCCCAATCTGCCATTACTAACTTTGGATCTGGTTGGACATGGCTTGTAAAAAAAGGTGACGGAGTAGAAATCGTAAACACGAGCAATGCTGGTAGCCCTTTGAAAGATGGCCTCCAATCTCTACTTACAATTGATGTTTGGGAACATGCTTACTATATTGATTTCCGCAATGCACGTCCAAAATACGTAGAAGCATTCTGGAATTTAGTAAACTGGGATTTCGCAAACCAAAACTTAAAATAA
- a CDS encoding beta-galactosidase: MIFGACYYPEQWNPKDWDEDLKIMKEMGLSSVRLAEFAWGLMEPKEGKFDFSLFDAVLKKVQEHGMTAILGTPTATFPPWLYKKFPEIVQVSKEGIVRGIGTRRQACFSSPAYKKATERIVTAMAKHFGNHPAVAGWQIDNEPGHEGSDVDYSPLALKNFRLWLKTKYKTLDSLNKRWGNIFWGVIYSDWNEIPLPAAHVASNFNPAMIQDYYRFQSDELVSYIHFQAEILRKYSKEKPLTTNLYPSPFLPITDMADMFSKLDYVSWDNYPVWGNQQEPYPHPLVTATQQYSRGLKNKPYTVMEQFSGVQGHDTLGYLPPPGQIGLWLTQAIVNGANQIYFFRYRTARFGQEQLCYGILDHGKRKTAKYFELKNTIEDIREFAADIADSPYKAEVAILHDIENSRNYKHQPLSDGLKFAPVPFAQVGYDIELATWFAGTNVLNVNAHSLPISAENDWSKYKVLTLPLYTMFDPSVVEKLKTYVAGGGTLVLGYRAGIKDKDHWMVEEPVPGVFGEMTGVEVFQFEAPATDKVGIRMGILPLKGAKFCEILEPKTAKVIARYNDSKKFYSGKPAITVNSYGKGKVYYVGTSLTPESFILLYRKILKGAGVPFGFLGATIERHYREGKKYNYQITMNHSSKYRLAGLSILKPFGYKIKKIPK, encoded by the coding sequence ATGATCTTTGGCGCCTGTTATTATCCAGAACAATGGAACCCTAAGGATTGGGATGAAGACCTAAAAATAATGAAAGAGATGGGTCTTTCTTCTGTAAGACTAGCAGAATTTGCTTGGGGACTTATGGAACCCAAGGAAGGAAAGTTCGACTTCTCCTTGTTTGATGCTGTTTTAAAGAAAGTCCAAGAACATGGAATGACTGCGATTCTCGGAACACCGACGGCAACCTTTCCTCCTTGGTTGTACAAAAAGTTTCCAGAAATTGTTCAGGTCTCCAAAGAAGGGATTGTACGTGGGATTGGAACGCGACGCCAGGCTTGTTTTTCTTCCCCTGCTTACAAAAAAGCTACGGAACGAATTGTGACTGCTATGGCCAAACATTTTGGCAATCATCCTGCAGTAGCCGGTTGGCAAATTGACAATGAACCAGGGCATGAAGGCTCCGATGTTGATTATTCTCCATTAGCTCTTAAAAATTTTCGTTTATGGCTGAAAACAAAATACAAAACCTTAGATTCGCTTAACAAACGTTGGGGGAACATCTTTTGGGGAGTAATTTACTCGGATTGGAATGAAATTCCTCTACCGGCGGCTCATGTGGCTAGTAACTTCAACCCAGCGATGATCCAAGACTATTATAGGTTCCAATCAGATGAACTAGTTTCCTACATTCATTTCCAAGCTGAGATTTTACGAAAGTACAGCAAAGAAAAACCTCTCACAACGAATCTTTATCCTTCTCCTTTTTTACCAATCACAGATATGGCAGATATGTTTTCCAAATTGGACTATGTGTCTTGGGATAACTATCCTGTTTGGGGGAACCAACAAGAACCATACCCACATCCACTGGTGACTGCCACGCAACAATATTCTAGAGGTTTGAAGAACAAACCATACACTGTGATGGAACAATTTTCGGGTGTCCAAGGTCACGATACTTTGGGTTACCTTCCACCGCCGGGTCAAATTGGTCTTTGGCTCACACAAGCCATAGTGAATGGAGCGAACCAAATTTATTTCTTTCGATACCGGACGGCAAGATTTGGCCAAGAACAACTTTGTTATGGAATTCTAGACCATGGAAAAAGAAAAACTGCCAAATACTTTGAATTAAAAAATACAATCGAAGACATTCGTGAATTTGCTGCCGACATCGCTGATTCGCCTTACAAAGCTGAGGTGGCTATTTTACACGATATCGAAAATTCACGTAATTACAAACACCAACCGCTCAGTGATGGTTTGAAATTTGCTCCGGTTCCTTTTGCTCAAGTTGGTTACGATATTGAACTCGCCACTTGGTTTGCAGGAACCAATGTTTTAAACGTAAATGCACATTCCCTGCCCATTAGTGCAGAGAACGATTGGTCAAAATACAAAGTATTAACACTCCCTCTCTATACAATGTTTGATCCATCGGTTGTCGAAAAATTAAAAACTTATGTAGCAGGCGGGGGAACTTTGGTTCTTGGTTACCGTGCGGGAATCAAAGACAAAGACCATTGGATGGTAGAAGAACCGGTTCCCGGTGTATTCGGTGAAATGACTGGGGTAGAAGTGTTTCAGTTTGAAGCGCCCGCAACGGACAAAGTTGGGATTCGGATGGGAATATTACCTCTGAAAGGTGCCAAGTTTTGTGAAATTCTGGAACCAAAAACGGCAAAGGTCATCGCAAGATATAATGATTCTAAAAAATTCTATTCCGGAAAACCAGCCATCACCGTGAATTCTTACGGAAAAGGCAAAGTTTATTATGTGGGAACTTCCTTAACTCCTGAAAGTTTCATTCTATTATACCGAAAGATATTAAAAGGGGCAGGAGTTCCTTTTGGTTTTCTTGGAGCCACCATTGAACGCCATTATCGTGAAGGGAAAAAATACAATTACCAAATCACGATGAATCATTCGTCAAAGTATAGGTTGGCTGGTCTTTCGATTTTAAAACCTTTTGGTTATAAGATCAAAAAGATTCCTAAATAG
- the tsaB gene encoding tRNA (adenosine(37)-N6)-threonylcarbamoyltransferase complex dimerization subunit type 1 TsaB, producing MNVLYFDTTQDWIQVLVAKSSENLELEILSEQTETTPKESSFKLVDCIRLGLEKAKIKKPDLIIVAIGPGSFTGIRITVTTARDLSQLWKIPVFGVDSLEAYLVGIAENKAGKGSSLLCLDGKQGKYYTKFDIGNEFSESLDLTPESIESKIKTGEWTPNNWYYTGNLPKFYPITAIKIEATNLNLSSILQYSLKEYFKTEPNKTDYLSLLPNYIRGTYVDHK from the coding sequence ATGAACGTTCTCTACTTTGATACAACCCAAGACTGGATCCAAGTTCTCGTTGCCAAATCTTCAGAAAACTTAGAGTTAGAAATACTTTCTGAACAGACGGAAACCACACCAAAGGAATCCTCTTTTAAATTGGTCGATTGCATTCGTTTGGGCTTGGAAAAGGCAAAAATAAAAAAACCTGATCTTATCATTGTTGCGATTGGGCCAGGATCCTTTACCGGCATTCGCATAACAGTCACTACTGCGAGAGACCTTTCCCAACTATGGAAAATTCCTGTTTTTGGAGTGGATAGTTTGGAGGCCTATTTGGTAGGAATTGCTGAAAACAAAGCTGGAAAAGGAAGTTCCCTACTTTGTTTGGATGGAAAACAAGGGAAATACTATACAAAATTTGATATTGGAAATGAATTCTCGGAATCCCTTGATTTGACTCCCGAATCCATTGAATCAAAAATTAAAACAGGTGAATGGACACCTAACAATTGGTACTATACTGGAAATTTGCCTAAGTTTTACCCTATTACCGCCATAAAAATTGAAGCGACAAACCTAAATCTTTCGTCTATACTACAGTATAGTTTGAAAGAGTATTTCAAAACAGAACCTAATAAAACCGACTATTTATCTCTCCTGCCCAACTACATTCGCGGGACCTACGTAGATCACAAATGA
- a CDS encoding anthranilate synthase component II, with protein sequence MKVLILDNYDSFTFNLYQIVGEILEEREELFQLDVIRNDEKSFEVIKSANYDKIIISPGPGHPADPAYFGVSADILKELGKTTPVLGICLGMQGMATVFGGEVVRANVAMHGKLSPIEHDGKGVFTGLTQNIEIMRYHSLVAKETSLPKELEVTARVSAGEGKGEIMGLRHKTLKIEGVQFHPESFGSEEGKDLLRNFIHSK encoded by the coding sequence ATGAAAGTCCTCATCTTAGATAATTATGATTCATTTACATTCAATCTTTACCAAATAGTCGGGGAGATACTGGAAGAAAGAGAAGAACTTTTTCAGTTAGATGTGATTCGTAACGATGAAAAGTCCTTTGAAGTCATCAAGTCAGCTAACTATGATAAGATTATTATTTCCCCTGGCCCCGGCCATCCAGCAGATCCTGCGTATTTTGGTGTAAGTGCGGATATTTTGAAGGAACTGGGAAAAACTACACCTGTACTTGGAATTTGTTTAGGGATGCAAGGTATGGCCACTGTATTTGGTGGAGAAGTGGTTCGGGCCAATGTAGCCATGCATGGAAAACTTTCACCCATTGAACACGACGGAAAAGGTGTGTTTACAGGTTTAACACAAAATATTGAAATCATGCGTTATCATTCTCTTGTAGCAAAAGAGACTTCTCTTCCCAAGGAATTAGAAGTTACGGCCCGAGTTTCAGCAGGTGAGGGGAAGGGGGAAATTATGGGACTTCGACACAAAACATTAAAGATTGAAGGGGTTCAGTTCCATCCGGAATCTTTTGGATCAGAAGAAGGGAAAGACCTACTTAGAAATTTTATCCATTCGAAATAG
- a CDS encoding SHOCT domain-containing protein → MDCAFHSSPDTKTAAKRNITKRDTVISLFINSLTASSKISFVLILVFFIFGCSSFTHKIKLVDSSASLAFFEVEEEEWKSIFPKEISKLTTNSKNFTQLTNVLKSIQYKRGVLAYEDWEVLVPDTYLPEIQKFSEKITTNPEPKVYLCIFKVDDILSPNVKILKTSFYILSTDEGLVILFHEMNTNISFQTQYSFEDWVIFHPSEIKPIYRPELWLRDKQNTSLYKDKVAAKNAIYGNVVIFNLPELIPNPPLFRYPKEDEMVVPTEQWKSVPEKLKALEEMRKNHLITDEEYNRKKTELLKEF, encoded by the coding sequence ATGGACTGTGCTTTCCATTCTTCGCCAGATACAAAAACCGCTGCCAAAAGAAATATTACAAAACGTGACACAGTTATTAGCCTATTCATAAATTCATTAACGGCAAGTTCAAAAATTTCCTTTGTTTTGATTCTCGTTTTTTTTATCTTTGGTTGCTCCAGTTTCACACATAAAATCAAGTTGGTTGATTCTTCTGCATCTTTGGCTTTTTTTGAAGTGGAAGAAGAGGAGTGGAAAAGTATTTTCCCGAAGGAAATTTCTAAACTCACGACCAACAGTAAAAATTTTACTCAGCTAACCAATGTTTTGAAATCAATCCAATACAAACGAGGAGTTCTTGCTTACGAAGATTGGGAAGTTTTGGTTCCCGATACATACCTTCCTGAAATACAAAAATTTTCTGAAAAGATAACAACAAATCCAGAACCAAAAGTATATTTATGTATTTTTAAAGTAGACGATATCCTTTCACCTAATGTGAAAATTTTAAAAACAAGTTTTTATATATTAAGTACGGATGAAGGGCTGGTTATACTATTTCATGAAATGAATACAAACATCAGCTTTCAAACTCAGTATTCATTTGAAGATTGGGTGATCTTTCATCCTTCGGAAATCAAACCAATTTATAGACCGGAACTTTGGTTGCGAGACAAACAAAATACAAGTCTGTATAAAGATAAGGTTGCTGCAAAAAATGCAATTTATGGAAATGTAGTTATTTTTAATCTTCCAGAACTGATTCCTAATCCTCCGTTATTTCGTTACCCGAAAGAAGATGAAATGGTTGTCCCAACAGAACAGTGGAAATCAGTTCCAGAGAAACTAAAAGCTTTAGAGGAAATGAGGAAAAATCATCTCATCACGGATGAA
- a CDS encoding Hsp33 family molecular chaperone HslO codes for MSDQVILGISNTHHYRFTLVDLTETAKEPMFLHSLNKEMSVFLSKTMMGALFLAEMTKNQQKVSIQWKDDSNKQALAYSDRYGKMKSVAYSASHEEGDIRNEFILGQGIMKVIRWDFDSDTYQSYTNLVEDTFEVNFIKYLTESEQIKAIVGMEVYPFDFPGNDFSAKGLFFEALPDAPEESFKFLISKIQPLVRKEAFWALSIDEMLTSLQTEIGSELEVLSKESPEFLCDCSRHKVADIIASLGKQEADSIIDEMGKIEITCEFCRTAYQFDSFDVEKFFNQ; via the coding sequence ATGTCTGACCAAGTTATTTTAGGTATATCCAACACCCACCACTATCGATTCACTTTAGTCGATTTGACAGAAACAGCCAAAGAACCTATGTTTCTTCATTCTCTAAACAAAGAAATGTCCGTATTCCTTTCCAAAACCATGATGGGAGCACTCTTTCTCGCAGAGATGACAAAAAACCAACAAAAGGTGAGCATCCAATGGAAGGATGATTCCAACAAACAAGCTTTAGCCTATAGTGATCGGTATGGGAAAATGAAGTCTGTCGCGTATTCTGCAAGTCATGAAGAAGGTGACATTCGAAATGAATTTATTTTAGGCCAAGGAATCATGAAAGTGATTCGTTGGGATTTTGATTCAGACACATACCAATCTTACACAAACCTTGTGGAAGATACTTTTGAAGTTAATTTTATCAAATACCTAACCGAATCAGAACAAATCAAAGCCATCGTGGGAATGGAAGTGTATCCTTTTGATTTTCCTGGAAATGATTTTTCCGCAAAGGGTTTGTTTTTTGAAGCCTTGCCTGATGCCCCAGAAGAAAGTTTTAAGTTTCTCATTTCCAAAATCCAACCACTTGTGAGAAAAGAAGCATTTTGGGCACTCAGTATCGATGAGATGTTAACTTCTCTCCAAACAGAAATCGGATCTGAATTGGAAGTTTTAAGCAAAGAATCTCCCGAATTTTTATGTGATTGTTCCAGACATAAAGTGGCTGATATCATTGCTTCTCTTGGAAAACAAGAAGCAGATTCCATCATCGATGAAATGGGAAAAATTGAAATCACTTGTGAATTTTGTAGAACTGCTTACCAATTTGATTCCTTCGATGTGGAGAAATTCTTTAATCAATGA
- the tsaE gene encoding tRNA (adenosine(37)-N6)-threonylcarbamoyltransferase complex ATPase subunit type 1 TsaE codes for MKASFLSLRESELNPVFLSLDQLVKQFLDKNRFPVILISGEMGAGKTTFVREWYSRFGTESSINSPTFSLYNIYDSPNFRLYHFDLYRLKTLEELDELGFEEIWGKEAVSAIEWWQIAEPYLPKESRIHLSIESDSIEFRSYTLEWSEEEIR; via the coding sequence ATGAAGGCTAGTTTTCTCTCTCTCAGAGAATCAGAACTAAACCCAGTGTTTCTCAGTTTGGACCAGTTGGTAAAACAATTCTTAGATAAAAATAGGTTCCCAGTCATTCTGATTTCTGGCGAAATGGGAGCCGGCAAAACAACCTTCGTTCGAGAATGGTATAGCCGGTTTGGAACAGAAAGTTCCATCAATTCCCCTACCTTTTCCTTATACAATATTTACGATTCGCCTAACTTTCGTTTGTATCATTTTGATTTATATCGTTTGAAAACTTTAGAAGAATTGGATGAACTTGGATTCGAGGAAATCTGGGGAAAAGAAGCAGTCTCTGCGATTGAATGGTGGCAAATTGCGGAACCTTATTTACCAAAAGAAAGTCGTATCCACTTGTCAATTGAATCCGATTCCATAGAATTTCGTTCCTATACTTTGGAATGGTCGGAAGAAGAAATTAGATGA
- a CDS encoding inositol monophosphatase family protein, producing MGISSPTISFPIDETIKRIEYVKANAMGIIHEAKKIQREVSSIRSETDADEKERIDAADGKLGDILIRFLQKSFPKDGIICEDKPTIDGGDFRWVIDPVDGSMNFVRGLPLYAISFGLEHRETPVGGVVIVPPQESVYSAVMGEGAYKNGEQIRTSRISELNRAIFSPNLPTKRAHMIQEIMADLSGFLTYARSFRRTGSFVLDSCFIAEGVMDAIWEKTVKHWDVSAISVILAEAGGKLTDLNGVHYYTGLPELVASNGVLHSEILNLLKTVRSTVSRN from the coding sequence ATGGGCATATCTTCACCAACCATTAGTTTTCCCATTGATGAAACCATCAAACGGATCGAATACGTAAAAGCAAATGCCATGGGGATCATCCATGAAGCAAAAAAAATCCAAAGAGAAGTATCTTCGATTCGTTCGGAAACTGATGCGGATGAAAAAGAAAGAATTGATGCCGCCGACGGTAAGTTAGGCGATATACTAATTCGTTTTTTACAAAAGTCATTTCCGAAAGATGGAATTATTTGTGAAGACAAACCTACCATTGATGGCGGAGATTTTAGATGGGTGATTGATCCAGTTGATGGTTCCATGAATTTTGTTCGAGGCCTTCCTTTGTATGCAATCTCATTTGGATTGGAACATAGAGAAACACCTGTGGGTGGAGTGGTCATTGTTCCGCCGCAAGAATCGGTTTATTCCGCTGTGATGGGCGAAGGGGCATATAAAAATGGAGAACAAATTCGCACGTCCCGAATTTCAGAATTGAACCGCGCCATTTTTTCTCCCAACCTTCCTACAAAACGAGCTCATATGATCCAAGAGATCATGGCTGACCTTTCTGGATTTTTAACCTATGCCCGTTCGTTTCGTAGAACTGGTTCCTTTGTTTTGGATTCCTGTTTTATCGCCGAAGGTGTGATGGATGCCATTTGGGAAAAGACAGTCAAACATTGGGATGTTTCGGCCATTTCTGTGATTTTAGCAGAAGCAGGTGGGAAATTGACTGACTTAAACGGAGTCCATTACTATACCGGACTTCCGGAGTTAGTGGCTTCTAACGGAGTTTTACATTCGGAAATTTTAAATTTATTGAAGACAGTTCGTTCTACAGTCAGTCGAAATTAA
- a CDS encoding LIC_10030 family protein, translated as MKVQDYQSINRILNETSGKNKPGEIFVDNLHSPYIQFSEKFLIPGTSSTQPEFGDIKNFVQTVLKYIPEAIEGTCLLPEPRPKRETGKLFFVRPMIFGSSRFLYVFSVDMLYLGGAGSDEIKKPGSQNMTPSILTDRLYFQVKIIHLHSTKEVGENVIDFQAKRFQGGIFRVESEKDDNKPIRRFSEIFDEIDFSETESTIREELGITPEVWKLGRIYSPIGIDYLSLSLRFLIPSLPKTIGQFRNFYPILTETEAGIPEETLNKYHEYLSSFEVERTQSKSGNILWKVIQKSSDN; from the coding sequence ATGAAAGTACAAGATTATCAATCCATCAACCGGATTCTGAACGAAACGTCTGGAAAAAATAAACCCGGTGAAATTTTTGTAGATAACCTACATTCCCCATACATTCAGTTTTCAGAAAAATTTTTAATTCCAGGAACGTCTAGCACACAACCAGAGTTTGGCGATATTAAAAACTTTGTGCAAACAGTTCTAAAATACATTCCCGAAGCGATTGAAGGAACTTGTTTGTTACCAGAGCCTAGACCGAAAAGAGAAACAGGAAAATTGTTTTTTGTTCGGCCAATGATTTTTGGTTCTTCTCGGTTTTTATATGTTTTTTCGGTCGATATGTTGTATTTGGGCGGTGCTGGGTCGGATGAAATTAAAAAACCCGGCTCACAAAATATGACTCCTTCTATCTTGACTGACAGGTTATATTTCCAAGTAAAAATCATTCACCTTCATTCCACGAAAGAAGTAGGTGAGAACGTTATCGACTTCCAAGCCAAACGTTTTCAGGGTGGGATTTTTCGAGTTGAATCGGAAAAAGATGACAACAAACCCATCCGAAGGTTTTCCGAAATTTTTGATGAAATTGACTTTTCGGAAACGGAATCAACCATTCGCGAAGAACTTGGTATCACACCTGAAGTTTGGAAACTGGGTAGGATATATAGCCCCATAGGAATTGATTATTTGTCTTTATCGTTACGTTTTTTAATTCCTAGTTTACCAAAAACCATTGGGCAGTTTCGAAACTTTTATCCCATTCTGACTGAAACAGAAGCGGGAATTCCAGAAGAAACTTTAAATAAGTATCATGAATATCTTTCTTCCTTTGAAGTAGAGAGGACTCAGTCGAAGTCCGGTAATATTTTATGGAAAGTCATTCAGAAATCATCCGATAATTAA